A window of Bacteroidota bacterium contains these coding sequences:
- a CDS encoding DUF427 domain-containing protein — protein sequence MWKYTGKERPAFAEAPAQGQESVWDYPRPPALVADKRLVEVRFDNILIAQTEQAYRVLETASPPTFYIPGADVVLEVLTEVRGQSFCEWKGSARYWILRRKPDMGPVGWDYPAPSAAFAPITGAFSFYPSRVACFVDGERVRPQPGGFYGGWITDEIAGPVKGEPGTGHW from the coding sequence GAACGGCCGGCATTTGCTGAAGCGCCTGCCCAAGGACAAGAATCTGTTTGGGACTACCCGAGGCCGCCTGCGCTGGTTGCGGATAAACGGCTTGTTGAAGTACGTTTTGACAATATCCTGATTGCGCAAACGGAGCAGGCTTACCGTGTGCTTGAAACAGCAAGTCCGCCTACCTTCTATATTCCCGGTGCAGATGTAGTATTGGAAGTATTGACCGAGGTCCGGGGCCAATCATTTTGTGAGTGGAAAGGATCAGCTCGCTATTGGATTCTTCGGCGAAAACCGGATATGGGGCCTGTAGGGTGGGATTATCCGGCGCCATCTGCAGCCTTCGCACCAATCACTGGTGCCTTTTCATTTTACCCGTCGCGTGTAGCATGTTTTGTAGATGGCGAACGCGTACGGCCACAGCCGGGTGGGTTCTACGGGGGATGGATAACCGATGAGATTGCCGGCCCGGTAAAAGGGGAGCCGGGCACAGGGCACTGGTAA
- a CDS encoding xanthine dehydrogenase family protein molybdopterin-binding subunit yields the protein EKMEVRDGVLYPTIYGPYKMALMRHVPKDIDVVILENAEKPGAVGEPPMGPIGAAIANAVFRLTGQRLRSMPLELA from the coding sequence CGAAAAAATGGAAGTGCGAGATGGGGTACTGTATCCTACCATCTATGGACCATACAAAATGGCATTGATGCGGCACGTACCTAAAGACATAGACGTCGTGATTCTCGAAAACGCAGAGAAACCTGGCGCAGTAGGCGAACCCCCTATGGGTCCAATAGGAGCCGCAATCGCCAATGCTGTATTCAGGCTAACAGGGCAACGCTTACGCTCCATGCCGCTTGAGCTAGCATAA